One genomic region from Halobacteriovorax sp. HLS encodes:
- a CDS encoding NAD(P)/FAD-dependent oxidoreductase — protein sequence MNDETFDVIVVGGGAAGLMAASVSANRGLKTLVLEGNKILGRKILISGGGRCNFTNLYTESSNYLSKNSHFHKSALKRFSPYDFLDLIDKYNISYFEKKDGQLFCKTSAKEVISLLEKECLRGQAQIVLSSKVHDIQKKDLFHVSSSKGDFKARNIVVASGGLPISMIGATDFGLKVAKFFGHDIEETSPALVPFTLEESLLCETSKLSGVSLRTKIKTDHKAFVEDILFTHKGLSGPGILQASLYWNRAEKVSLDFLPELSEEDLLKSFQKNSKKVIDSFLKIHLPKKFVDFFCRYEALSLTKKMAEYSKDERMKVISQLKDFSFRPSGTEGYRKAEVMKGGVSTDQISSKTMESKIVKGLFFVGEVVDVTGELGGFNFQWAWASGNAAGQSII from the coding sequence ATGAACGATGAAACCTTTGATGTCATAGTAGTTGGTGGAGGAGCGGCAGGTTTAATGGCCGCTTCTGTATCAGCAAATAGGGGATTAAAAACCCTCGTCTTAGAAGGCAATAAGATTCTAGGACGTAAAATTTTAATTTCAGGTGGAGGAAGGTGTAACTTTACTAACCTCTACACTGAATCTAGTAATTACCTATCTAAAAACTCCCACTTTCACAAATCGGCCCTTAAGAGATTCTCTCCGTACGATTTTTTAGATTTAATTGATAAGTATAATATTTCTTATTTTGAAAAAAAAGATGGTCAGCTCTTTTGTAAAACGTCTGCAAAAGAAGTCATTTCGTTACTTGAGAAAGAGTGTTTAAGAGGTCAGGCCCAGATTGTTCTTTCTAGTAAAGTGCATGATATCCAGAAAAAGGATTTGTTTCACGTAAGTTCTTCTAAGGGAGATTTTAAGGCCCGTAATATTGTTGTTGCAAGTGGTGGACTTCCAATCTCAATGATAGGAGCGACAGACTTTGGGCTAAAGGTTGCGAAATTTTTTGGTCATGATATTGAAGAGACTTCACCGGCCTTAGTTCCATTTACTTTGGAAGAAAGTCTTCTTTGTGAGACATCTAAGTTATCAGGAGTTTCATTAAGAACAAAGATTAAAACAGATCATAAAGCCTTTGTTGAAGATATTCTATTTACCCATAAAGGGCTGAGTGGTCCAGGAATTTTACAAGCTTCTTTATATTGGAATAGAGCTGAAAAGGTTAGTCTAGACTTTTTACCAGAGTTGAGCGAAGAGGACTTGCTTAAGTCTTTTCAAAAAAATTCTAAGAAAGTAATAGATTCTTTTTTAAAGATTCATCTGCCTAAGAAATTTGTCGATTTCTTTTGTCGTTACGAGGCTTTGTCATTAACAAAGAAAATGGCCGAATATTCTAAAGATGAGAGAATGAAGGTTATTTCTCAATTGAAAGACTTTTCTTTTAGACCATCTGGAACAGAGGGGTATAGAAAAGCAGAAGTAATGAAAGGCGGAGTATCAACTGATCAAATATCTTCTAAGACAATGGAGAGTAAGATTGTTAAAGGACTTTTCTTTGTAGGGGAAGTTGTAGATGTTACTGGAGAGTTGGGAGGATTTAATTTCCAATGGGCCTGGGCATCTGGTAATGCCGCAGGCCAGAGTATTATTTAA
- a CDS encoding UDP-N-acetylglucosamine--N-acetylmuramyl-(pentapeptide) pyrophosphoryl-undecaprenol N-acetylglucosamine transferase has product MRKIVFTGGGSGGHVMPAITLIKKLKESGNWDISYIGGKNGIERSLISEFDIPYKAIFTGKLRRYFSFENFLDLFKVGLGFLQSFFSFISMPSNTLVFATGGFVCVPVVIAAKLTGKKVFIHEQTSRVGLANKICSKFADTIFVSFEESIEFFPRYRTKVSGYPLRDECYNTHIETKEIQGFPLISDKPLLFVTGGGNGSLLLNNLIKSDLEELNSRFRIIHQVGKNFIEEFLPFKSEDYLPVAFVGSEMIDIMKSSEIVISRSGAGTVCELLALKKRSIYIPLKIAQKNEQFHNAMEAHRKLGSLVISEDELPNMSIIEILDLFDKDKSEHCDYTIQNGTEFILDDINCAL; this is encoded by the coding sequence GTGAGAAAAATTGTTTTTACCGGAGGAGGAAGCGGTGGTCATGTAATGCCAGCGATTACTCTTATAAAGAAATTAAAAGAATCGGGAAACTGGGACATATCTTATATTGGTGGGAAGAATGGAATCGAGAGATCACTTATTTCTGAATTTGATATCCCTTATAAGGCCATATTTACCGGTAAGTTGAGGCGCTACTTTTCATTTGAAAATTTCTTAGATCTTTTTAAAGTTGGACTTGGTTTTTTACAATCCTTTTTTTCATTTATTTCTATGCCTTCTAATACTTTAGTTTTCGCTACTGGTGGTTTTGTATGTGTTCCAGTTGTAATCGCGGCAAAGTTAACTGGTAAGAAAGTATTTATCCATGAGCAGACAAGTAGAGTTGGTCTTGCCAATAAAATATGTTCTAAATTTGCAGATACTATTTTTGTAAGCTTTGAAGAATCAATCGAGTTCTTTCCTAGGTACAGAACAAAGGTCTCTGGTTATCCACTTCGAGATGAATGTTATAATACTCATATAGAAACTAAAGAGATTCAAGGATTCCCTTTAATATCAGATAAGCCTCTTCTTTTTGTTACCGGAGGAGGAAATGGCTCTCTGTTACTTAATAATCTAATAAAATCAGACCTTGAAGAATTAAACTCTCGATTTCGAATAATTCATCAAGTAGGGAAGAACTTTATCGAAGAGTTTTTGCCTTTTAAATCTGAAGATTACTTACCTGTAGCTTTTGTTGGAAGCGAGATGATTGATATTATGAAATCTAGTGAAATTGTCATTTCTCGCTCTGGGGCAGGTACTGTGTGTGAGCTTCTTGCTTTAAAAAAAAGAAGTATATACATACCTTTAAAAATTGCCCAAAAGAATGAGCAGTTTCATAATGCAATGGAAGCTCATCGGAAGTTAGGTTCGCTTGTAATAAGTGAAGATGAATTGCCCAATATGTCTATTATTGAGATTTTAGACTTATTTGATAAAGATAAATCCGAACATTGTGATTATACAATTCAAAACGGAACAGAGTTTATCTTGGACGATATTAATTGCGCCCTTTGA
- a CDS encoding transglycosylase SLT domain-containing protein encodes MRFVIYLSLTLFILSCSNSKDSNLSQNIPNNYTTPVLAENFSIIGDYKSLWPESWTQIVYEALESQNSELLHISPSTSDLAFLSCQNYHEFSRAQKKKFWTIFLASISHFESSFNPRTRYWESTMNKYSEGLFQLSVDDSANYDYCDLSSDTILNPLENISCGVNILEKQLRGGYSREPGRLFPPRSFYWSVLTSAKSKQKVRLFFKKRASKHLEECSRSI; translated from the coding sequence ATGAGATTTGTCATTTACCTAAGTTTAACACTATTTATTTTATCTTGTTCAAACTCTAAAGATTCAAACCTTTCACAAAATATACCTAATAATTATACAACTCCTGTTCTTGCTGAGAACTTTTCAATAATTGGAGATTACAAGTCGTTATGGCCAGAGTCTTGGACGCAAATAGTTTATGAAGCTCTAGAGAGTCAAAATAGTGAGTTGCTTCATATTTCTCCGTCAACTAGTGACTTGGCATTTCTTAGTTGTCAAAATTATCATGAATTCTCTCGTGCGCAGAAAAAGAAGTTTTGGACAATTTTTTTAGCCTCAATTTCACACTTTGAGTCCAGTTTTAATCCTAGAACACGTTATTGGGAATCTACTATGAATAAATATTCAGAAGGACTTTTTCAGTTAAGTGTTGATGATAGTGCGAACTATGATTACTGTGATTTAAGCTCAGACACTATTTTAAACCCTCTTGAGAATATTTCTTGTGGTGTGAATATTTTAGAAAAGCAACTAAGAGGAGGCTACTCAAGAGAGCCGGGGAGACTCTTTCCTCCACGTTCATTTTATTGGTCAGTTTTAACTTCTGCAAAATCTAAGCAAAAGGTTCGTTTATTTTTTAAAAAAAGGGCGAGTAAACATTTAGAAGAGTGCTCTAGAAGTATATAA
- a CDS encoding HPP family protein: protein MYPIDKIEEVSTQKLSDIIATEIMNKQVTKISKNFSIEKAILILDSAKVSGAPVVDENNRAIGFISESDLLIQISHRDKSEKITFSQSIFTISENLHLKEIILYMSQNKLKLAPVVTSNREVIGSISRMDLLKFIINFKGRN from the coding sequence ATGTATCCTATTGATAAGATAGAAGAAGTATCAACACAAAAACTCAGTGATATAATTGCAACTGAGATAATGAATAAACAAGTTACTAAAATTTCTAAGAATTTCAGTATAGAAAAGGCCATTCTCATTCTTGACTCAGCTAAAGTTAGTGGCGCCCCTGTTGTTGATGAAAATAATAGGGCCATTGGTTTCATTTCAGAGTCCGATCTACTTATCCAAATTAGTCATAGAGACAAATCTGAAAAAATAACATTTTCTCAAAGCATTTTCACTATTTCTGAAAACTTACACTTAAAAGAAATTATTCTCTATATGTCTCAAAATAAACTGAAGCTTGCTCCAGTTGTAACATCAAATAGAGAAGTCATAGGGTCGATTTCAAGAATGGATCTTTTAAAATTTATTATCAATTTCAAAGGGCGCAATTAA
- a CDS encoding DEAD/DEAH box helicase, which produces MNFSDMNLPETLLRALEAKGYTTPTEIQEQAIPLLLEKDTDFVGQAQTGTGKTAAFSLPLLAKIDTNCGDVQAIVLSPTRELANQICDEMNSFCKNTKIKTLTVYGGVPLDGQIRVLKRGRPQVVVGTPGRVLDLIKRGVLKLEHAKLAVLDEADEMLDMGFIDDVKTILSELGEQKNTWMYSATMPPIILKLIKTYLSNPEVIKVEAKTLSNENIEQKYFIIRRGYMGEAVCRILDSLDDYYGIIFCRTKIDAKRLADEFNFRGFPSDSLHGDMSQMQRDLTMKAFKRKKVKLLVCTDVAARGIDVDNLTHVINYGLPQDLESYVHRIGRTGRAGNKGAALTIIENNERGRIRMLERHTKAKIEQGTLPSIDDIKSKLVKKEVARFEKISSVIEDGAKLDNSFSVFSESMDHLEKDALLKLMFTYMFKENMDRYNKQESIEQPARGDRSVRNDRNDRRDRGDRRDRGDRRDRGDRMDSRGSRSDRGAARTNGSARFYFGAGKKHGIDLKKLLESVSHATGVEQRDIKQVDLKDQFSFFEVAEAHKEKVLSVTSIATGNHAANLELTRNARPERSYNGSDRRGGYSRNSSGSRDGESSRRGNFRGNRRPSSSNSEGNSQRSSRY; this is translated from the coding sequence ATGAATTTTTCTGACATGAATCTGCCAGAGACGCTTCTGCGTGCTCTTGAGGCAAAAGGCTACACAACTCCAACTGAAATTCAGGAACAAGCGATTCCTCTTCTTCTAGAGAAGGATACTGATTTTGTTGGTCAGGCCCAGACAGGTACTGGTAAAACAGCGGCTTTCTCTCTTCCACTACTTGCTAAGATAGATACTAACTGTGGTGATGTACAAGCAATCGTATTAAGTCCAACGAGAGAGCTTGCTAATCAAATTTGCGATGAGATGAACTCATTTTGCAAGAATACTAAAATCAAAACATTAACTGTGTATGGTGGTGTTCCACTTGATGGACAAATAAGAGTTCTAAAAAGAGGTAGACCACAAGTTGTTGTAGGTACACCTGGTAGAGTTTTAGACCTTATTAAAAGAGGTGTATTAAAGCTTGAGCATGCAAAGCTAGCAGTTCTTGATGAAGCTGATGAAATGCTTGATATGGGATTTATTGATGATGTTAAGACAATCCTATCTGAACTAGGTGAGCAAAAAAATACTTGGATGTACTCGGCTACAATGCCACCAATAATTCTTAAATTAATTAAGACATACTTATCGAATCCTGAAGTTATCAAAGTTGAAGCTAAGACACTTTCTAATGAAAATATCGAACAAAAATATTTTATTATTAGAAGAGGTTACATGGGTGAAGCAGTTTGCAGAATCTTAGACTCTCTTGATGATTACTATGGAATTATTTTCTGTAGAACTAAGATAGATGCTAAGAGACTTGCTGATGAATTTAACTTCAGAGGTTTTCCTTCTGATTCTCTTCACGGAGATATGTCTCAAATGCAAAGAGATCTAACGATGAAGGCATTTAAGAGAAAGAAAGTTAAACTTCTTGTATGTACAGATGTTGCAGCAAGAGGAATTGATGTTGATAACTTAACTCACGTTATTAACTATGGGCTTCCACAAGATCTTGAGTCTTATGTTCATAGAATAGGTCGTACTGGTAGAGCTGGAAATAAAGGTGCTGCATTAACGATTATTGAAAATAACGAAAGAGGTCGTATAAGAATGTTGGAAAGACATACTAAGGCTAAAATCGAGCAAGGAACACTTCCATCAATTGATGATATTAAATCTAAGCTAGTGAAGAAAGAAGTCGCGCGTTTTGAAAAAATCTCAAGTGTTATTGAAGATGGTGCGAAACTTGATAATAGCTTTTCTGTATTCTCAGAGTCTATGGATCACCTAGAAAAAGATGCACTATTGAAGCTAATGTTCACATATATGTTCAAAGAGAATATGGATCGTTACAATAAGCAAGAAAGTATAGAACAACCTGCACGTGGTGATCGTTCTGTTAGAAATGACAGAAATGATAGAAGAGACCGTGGGGACAGAAGAGATCGCGGAGATAGAAGAGACCGTGGTGATAGAATGGATAGTAGAGGATCAAGAAGTGATCGTGGCGCTGCCAGAACAAATGGTAGTGCGAGATTCTACTTTGGAGCCGGAAAGAAGCACGGGATAGATCTCAAAAAACTTCTTGAATCAGTCTCACATGCAACTGGTGTTGAGCAAAGAGATATAAAGCAAGTAGATCTAAAAGATCAATTCTCTTTCTTTGAAGTTGCTGAAGCTCATAAAGAGAAAGTTCTTTCTGTTACGAGTATCGCAACTGGAAATCATGCAGCAAATCTTGAACTAACGAGAAACGCAAGACCTGAAAGATCTTATAACGGATCTGATAGACGTGGCGGATATAGTAGAAATTCTTCAGGTTCTAGAGATGGAGAATCTTCTAGAAGAGGTAACTTTAGAGGAAATAGAAGACCAAGCTCTTCTAACTCGGAAGGTAACTCGCAAAGGTCAAGCCGTTACTAG